Proteins encoded together in one Vigna angularis cultivar LongXiaoDou No.4 chromosome 5, ASM1680809v1, whole genome shotgun sequence window:
- the LOC108339261 gene encoding protein MAINTENANCE OF MERISTEMS-like, which yields MARTRGASFNSRGESSRGESSSQGEARRRSTVSACRSRAAPIQDDPIVEERAIEEQTYEAYETHGEENAFEAPNDDDDEEEHADVHDIQEDVGGFLGGPHDHSLLTHYVQHVAYAISKGRDRGDTLKLISHGKKVNKLGPCHEEIQDIVLNSSLMPLTGICYDYVDKGLLLGFIERWHFETSSFHLPIGEMSITLDDVSTLLHLPVMGQMCDLEELEFEEARTALVQLLGVDGGTAGAEMENGRGPKSASSIRVSYLLLFRDVHACGRYAWGVAALAYLYEQLGDASLASTKQMAGYLTLFQSWIYEHFPGMGRRRLVTSYDDTTPRAMRWQSPRQSSTLAEIRSQLDALTYSGVVWHPYEGHRGIRPFFGICMYSGWIRIGDTLCRHLPERVLRQFGFQQDIPRSPTSVPDADVVAIDHVWLHFRAHVVSNVRHATSPSDCVDGYIQWFRRVSHPYIIAVADDARPALAPRQHPDVPQEARPHHRSSPPSPSGALARFRRMARMLQSLISCRHVTEGTVAHQVSVDLLHIANEGIDEYSPTRRGQR from the exons ATGGCAAGAACACGTGGTGCATCTTTTAATTCTCGAGGTGAGAGTTCTCGAGGAGAGAGTTCGTCGCAGGGTGAAGCTCGGAGAAGATCTACCGTTTCTGCTTGTAGAAGTCGGGCAGCTCCTATCCAGGATGACCCCATAGTTGAGGAGCGAGCCATTGAGGAACAAACATATGAGGCATATGAGACTCATGGTGAGGAGAATGCATTTGAGGCCCCTAACGATGATGACGATGAGGAGGAGCATGCGGATGTTCATGACATACAAGAGGATGTCGGTGGATTTCTTGGAGGTCCACACGATCATTCATTGCTGACGCACTATGTTCAACATGTAGCTTATGCTATTTCCAAAGGACGG GATCGAGGGGACACACTGAAGTTGATCTCCCAcggaaaaaaagtaaataagttaggACCATGCCACGAGGAAATTCAAGACATTGTGTTGAATTCCAGTTTGATGCCTCTTACAGGGATTTGTTATGATTACGTTGATAAGGGGTTACTCCTCGGATTCATAGAGAGGTGGCATTTTGAGACCAGTAGTTTCCATCTCCCTATAGGGGAGATGTCGATTACTCTTGATGACGTCTCGACATTACTTCACCTGCCTGTGATGGGACAAATGTGTGATTTGGAGGAGTTGGAGTTTGAGGAGGCTCGTACAGCCCTTGTGCAACTGCTCGGCGTTGATGGTGGCACAGCAGGTGCTGAGATGGAGAACGGACGTGGTCCGAAA AGTGCCAGTTCTATACGCGTGTCTTACTTATTGTTATTTAGAGACGTACACGCGTGTGGCAGATATGCTTGGGGTGTTGCTGCACTCGCCTATTTGTACGAGCAGCTCGGGGATGCGAGTCTCGCGTCCACGAAGCAGATGGCTGGATATTTGACTCTATTTCAG agttgGATATACGAACATTTTCCTGGCATGGGGAGGAGGCGGTTGGTGACTTCTTACGATGATACCACACCACGTGCCATGAGGTGGCAGAGCCCTAGGCAGAGTTCCACTCTCGCAGAGATTCGGTCACAGTTGGATGCGCTGACATACAGTGGAGTTGTATGGCATCCGTATGAGGGGCATCGAGGCATTCGGCCATTCTTCGGCATTTGTATGTATTCTGGATGGATTCGGATTGGTGACACCCTTTGTCGTCATTTGCCTGAACGTGTGCTGAGGCAATTTGGGTTTCAGCAAGACATTCCACGATCACCGACTTCGGTtccagatgcagatgtagtggccATTGATCATGTTTGGTTGCACTTCAGAGCTCACGTTGTGAGTAATGTCAGACATGCAACATCCCCTTCTGACTGTGTTGATGGGTACATTCAGTGGTTCAGGAGGGTTTCACATCCTTATATTATTGCTGTTGCAGATGACGCGCGACCGGCTCTTGCGCCTAGACAGCACCCCGATGTTCCACAGGAGGCACGACCCCATCATAGATCGTCTCCACCTTCACCATCTGGCGCCCtg GCTAGATTCAGGCGAATGGCGAGAATGTTACAGTCCTTGATATCGTGTCGTCATGTGACCGAGGGTACTGTTGCACATCAGGTGTCAGTGGACCTGCTTCATATTGCTAATGAGGGCATCGACGAATATTCCCCGACTAGGAGAGGGCAGAG atga
- the LOC128196674 gene encoding uncharacterized protein LOC128196674 translates to MTFDLGFVVVIVRSDIATGVRGRKTYVILGCERGGKYRKYKADAVASVYGTRKCECPFRLKGKPCSDGAGWVLKVMCGHHNHELAETLVGHPYAGRSWPLFFEYVNQTWIIPYNTYFVKFWTNKVMHLGNTTTNRAESAHWSLKKVLGNSMGDLCSCWDSIHNVIILQHNKIKASFESSLLLRSDHFKGYIYRELIGRVSRYALDLIAKELKIVQQIGLDSSKCGCVLRRTFGVPCACELARYDPRMIPIGEFHIMWRRLHFLNVELNETKPQLSIKDELKQVEERFNEVDIGGKVTIKQKLLEIVCPTLTSMVPPLHKVKTKGAQKSKVKRSERSTTRDPSYFEYVDAFHSTIESSSVRSKLQSKPKAMKKRRVPMIDQFHSTTHPFIVDVVDVVADGHCGYRCIAALLGLGEDSWPVVRNELYKELSAWRDEYASLVRGYDRLEELRTSLLVQSLSAANKSKWMTLPDIGYAIANRYNVKLQEGCPLPMVNIMSSTHGYPEARAWSSIYTSRMHAFEQLMDITTSYVDLGDS, encoded by the exons ATGACTTTTGatttaggatttgttgtggTAATAGTAAGATCTGACATAGCTACTGGTGTACGGGGAAGAAAAACGTATGTCATacttggatgtgaaagagggggAAAATATAGGAAATACAAAGCTGATGCAGTGGCTAGTGTATACGGCACTCGTAAATGTGAATGTCCGTTTAGATTAAAGGGTAAACCATGTTCAGATGGGGCCGGATGGGTGTTGAAGGTGATGTGTGGACATCACAACCATGAGTTGGCTGAAACTTTAGTGGGTCACCCTTATGCTGGCAG ATCATGGCctttgttctttgaatatgttAATCAGACTTGGATTATTCCGTACAACACATACTTTGTAAAGTTCTGGACGAACAAAGTAATGCATTTAGggaacacaaccacaaatag ggcTGAATCTGCTCATTGGAGCCTGAAGAAAGTTCTGGGCAATAGTATGGGTGATTTGTGTTCTTGTTGGGATAGTATTCATAACGTCATTATCTtacaacacaacaagattaaggcgtcatttgaaagtagtttgttGCTCAGGAGTGACCATTTTAAAGGCTACATATATAGAGAACTTATTGGGCGTGTGTCTCGATATGCATTGGATCTCATTGCTaaggaattgaaaatagtgCAGCAGATAGGATTGGACTCCTCAAAGTGTGGATGCGTATTGAGACGTACATTTGGTGTCCCATGTGCATGTGAATTAGCACGATATGATCCTAGGATGATCCCTATAGGTGAATTTCATATCATGTGGCGAAGATTGCATTTCTTaaatgttgaattaaatgaaactaaGCCTCAGTTATCCATTAAAGATGAGTTGAAACAAGTAGAAGAACGATTCAATGAGGTTGACATTGGCGGTAAAGTCACCATCAAGCAAAAGTTACTTGAAATTGTTTGTCCTACATTGACATCAATGGTCCCTCCATTACATAAAGTCAAGACAAAGGGTGCAcaaaaaagtaaagttaaaCGAAGTGAAAGGTCTACTACGCGGGATCCATCATATTTTGAGTATGTGGACGCCTTTCATTCAACCATAGAATCTTCATCTGTGAGAAGTAAATTACAATCAAAGCCAAAAGCAATGAAGAAAAGGAGAGTTCCAATGATAGACCAGTTTCATTCTACTACTCACCCCTTCATTGTGgacgttgttgatgttgtggctGATGGTCACTGTGGGTATAGATGCATTGCTGCGTTGTTGGGACTcggagaagattcatggcccGTTGTGAGGAATGAGTTGTACAAAGAACTCAGTGCATGGCGTGATGAATATGCAAGCCTAGTAAGAGGCTATGATAGACTAGAAGAACTGAGGACCTCTTTGTTGGTGCAGTCACTGTCCGCG GCTAACAAGAGCAAGTGGATGACATTACCAGACATTGGTTATGCAATTGCTAACCGATATAAC GTTAAGCTACAAGAAGGTTGTCCGTTGCCCATGGTGAATATCATGTCCTCAACCCACGGTTATCCTGAGGCACGAGCGTGGTCATCTATTTATACTAGTAGGATGCACGCATTTGAACAGTTGATGGACATAACAACATCTTATGTTGACTTAGGTGATTCGTGA
- the LOC108339666 gene encoding probable terpene synthase 2 — protein MSNGGLSIPISATGAKPPVTRPTANFHPSVWGDRFLSYVPSSAESDSRIQQAKLLKEHVRKRLVSSIDDNNFSFKLNFIDSVQRLGVSYHFEHEIDTALCQVYDISTKDNNIIAHNNDDLYHTALLFRLLRQHGYRISSSVFFKFGDQTGKFKECLADDIEGMLSLYEAAQLRCCGENVLEEAHNFSLEQLTKFMTTQLSCSLVARVQHTLRQSLRRGFPRLETTYFVSFYEEYPSHDEKLITFAKLDFNKLQELHLKELSCLTKWWYKDLDVSSNLPFTRDRIVECCFWALGVYFEPQYSRWITAKLAALGTMIDDLYDAYGTIEELELFTNAIDRWDIRCLVDLPKYMQLCYKAILDVCEEIDQEMRKQGKVYCIKYVAKEIKRLVQAQMVEARWCHSNHVPTVEEYMRVRTTSSGYPMLITSSFLGMEDTTEEILLWATTEPVIIAASILLLRIMDDIVGDEFEQERQHVVSSIQCYMKEHKISRKCAIEELRKLVENAWKDINDACLAPTQVSMKFLMRAVNFARVIDVLYKDEDIYTNAEGIMKDHIEALLVKKMSV, from the exons ATGTCCAACGGAGGCTTATCAATTCCAATTTCTGCCACTGGTGCAAAACCTCCCGTCACTCGACCCACTGCAAATTTTCATCCCTCTGTTTGGGGCGATCGATTTCTTTCCTATGTTCCTTCTTCCGCT GAAAGTGATAGCCGTATTCAACAAGCTAAACTACTAAAAGAGCACGTGAGGAAGAGGCTTGTTTCATCTATTGATGATaacaatttctcttttaaattgAACTTCATTGATTCAGTCCAACGTTTGGGTGTGTCTTACCATTTTGAGCACGAAATTGACACTGCTCTATGTCAAGTTTATGACATTTCAACAAAGGACAATAATATAATAGCTCACAACAACGATGATCTTTACCACACGGCTCTACTCTTTCGGCTGCTTAGACAACATGGATaccgcatttcttcaa GTGTATTTTTCAAATTCGGAGATCAAACTGGAAAATTTAAGGAATGTTTAGCCGATGATATTGAAGGAATGTTAAGTTTGTATGAAGCAGCCCAACTAAGATGTTGTGGAGAAAATGTACTTGAAGAAGCACACAATTTCAGTCTGGAGCAATTAACTAAGTTTATGACCACCCAACTAAGTTGTTCTCTTGTGGCACGAGTTCAACATACCTTAAGACAATCACTTCGTCGAGGTTTCCCTAGGTTGGAGACAACATATTTTGTGTCTTTCTACGAAGAATATCCATCTCATGACGAAAAATTGATAACATTTGCAAAATTAGATTTTAACAAGTTGCAGGAGCTGCATTTGAAAGAACTCAGCTGTCTAACCAA aTGGTGGTATAAGGATTTAGATGTCTCATCCAACTTACCTTTTACACGAGATAGGATCGTAGAATGTTGTTTTTGGGCATTGGGGGTGTATTTTGAACCACAATATTCTAGATGGATAACAGCAAAATTAGCAGCTCTAGGTACCATGATTGATGACCTCTACGATGCCTATGGAACCATAGAAGAACTTGAGCTTTTCACCAATGCAATTGACAG GTGGGATATTCGTTGCTTGGTTGATCTCCCAAAATACATGCAATTATGTTATAAGGCAATTTTGGACGTATGCGAAGAAATTGACCAGGAGATGAGAAAGCAAGGAAAAGTATACTGCATTAAGTATGTCGCGAAAGAG ATAAAAAGACTAGTCCAGGCTCAGATGGTTGAGGCAAGATGGTGCCATTCCAATCACGTTCCAACAGTGGAAGAATACATGCGAGTAAGAACAACGTCCAGTGGTTACCCTATGTTGATTACCTCATCCTTCCTAGGCATGGAAGATACAACAGAGGAGATCCTTCTATGGGCAACGACTGAACCAGTAATTATTGCAGCTTCTATACTTCTGCTTAGGATCATGGATGACATTGTTGGAGATGAG TTTGAACAGGAGAGACAACATGTTGTTTCAAGCATTCAATGTTATATGAAGGAGCATAAAATCTCAAGGAAATGTGCCATTGAAGAACTACGCAAGTTAGTTGAGAATGCTTGGAAGGACATAAACGATGCATGCTTAGCTCCTACTCAAGTATCAATGAAATTTCTTATGCGTGCGGTCAACTTTGCACGTGTGATCGACGTGCTTTACAAAGATGAAGATATCTATACAAATGCAGAAGGGATAATGAAAGATCACATTGAAGCTTTATTAGTTAAAAAGATGTCTGTATAA